From one Erythrobacter sp. HKB08 genomic stretch:
- a CDS encoding sulfite exporter TauE/SafE family protein encodes MEILAGFTAVQIAAALAATFVSAFVRGLAGFGMAILLVPILALALSPVEAVLVTNVLALMIGLSEIRTILREAEKSALVIGGLVLVATLPGLVALASTPENLARFLIALVALSAFAAILLPQRGAAQPGPLVTGAVGISSGLLTGFAGMPGPPVVPYYVGRAIPRVTAKASMLLIFTIASFAGLSSGVAIGVMEWRLLLFGLMLFPAVLVGNWLGAKAFGKVNDALWRGFVAFTLAAAAIAALVKLLQG; translated from the coding sequence GTGGAAATCCTCGCCGGCTTCACCGCCGTCCAGATCGCGGCGGCGCTGGCTGCGACCTTCGTTTCCGCCTTCGTGCGCGGGCTGGCGGGGTTCGGCATGGCGATCCTGCTGGTCCCGATCCTCGCGCTGGCTCTCTCGCCGGTCGAGGCGGTGCTGGTGACCAATGTCCTCGCGCTGATGATCGGGCTGAGCGAAATCCGCACCATCCTGCGCGAGGCGGAGAAATCCGCGCTGGTCATCGGCGGGCTCGTCCTCGTCGCGACCCTGCCGGGGCTTGTCGCGCTTGCATCGACCCCGGAAAACCTCGCCCGTTTCCTTATCGCGCTCGTCGCCTTGTCGGCCTTTGCCGCGATCCTTCTCCCGCAGCGCGGAGCCGCGCAGCCGGGCCCGCTGGTCACCGGTGCGGTCGGCATTTCGAGCGGGCTCCTGACGGGCTTTGCAGGCATGCCCGGCCCGCCGGTCGTGCCTTACTACGTCGGCCGCGCGATCCCGCGCGTGACCGCAAAGGCGTCGATGCTGCTGATCTTCACCATCGCATCCTTCGCGGGCCTGAGTTCCGGCGTCGCGATCGGCGTGATGGAATGGCGCCTGCTGCTTTTCGGGCTCATGCTGTTCCCTGCGGTGCTGGTCGGCAACTGGCTCGGCGCGAAGGCGTTCGGCAAGGTGAACGACGCGCTGTGGCGCGGGTTCGTCGCGTTCACGCTGGCGGCAGCGGCAATCGCTGCGCTGGTGAAGCTGTTACAGGGCTAG
- the thrS gene encoding threonine--tRNA ligase, protein MTELLKISLPDGSVREMEPGSTPADVAAAIGPGLAKAAIAARVDGELRDINRPFEGDAELALVTARDEEDALELARHDFAHVLAEAVQSLFPGTQITFGPATDDGFYYDVKAPEGREPFSMDDLPAIEEEMRRIIKADKPLRREVWSRQQLIDKWEAEGEVFKAEWAKELPEDEELTVYWSGEDWLDMCRGPHLASTGKLDPQAFKLMRVAGAYWRGDQKNAQLTRIYGTGWLNKKQLNAHLMRLEEAAKRDHRKLGREMDLFHLQEEAHGSVFWHPKGYRIWRELEAYMRRKMDGSGYREIKTPQLMDVRQWTQSGHWGKYAENMFAVPDIVPDVESEDEAASPKVADDADWMAIKPMNCPAHVLVFKQGITSYRDLPIRLGEMGCCHRNEPHGALHGLMRVRQFTQDDAHIFCTEKQVVEEVRAFCRLAAEVYKDFGFDFAIKLALRPEKRLGSDADWDKAEQELRDAVEEAGMMNEEFGWEELPGEGAFYAPKLEWHLTDAIGRTWQVGTIQGDRVLPERLDASYVGEDGEKHRPVMLHRAIFGSYERFIGILIEHFAGRLPVWLAPVQAVVATIVSDANDYASEAVAKLEAAGIRVESDLRNEKINYKVREHSLAKVPHLLVVGKREAEEGTVAVRTLGEKEQKVMSLDEAIAMLKDAATPPDLR, encoded by the coding sequence ATGACGGAACTGCTCAAGATCAGCCTGCCCGACGGTTCGGTGCGCGAAATGGAGCCGGGCAGCACGCCCGCCGACGTTGCCGCCGCGATCGGCCCTGGCCTCGCCAAGGCCGCGATCGCCGCGCGCGTGGACGGTGAACTGCGCGACATCAACCGCCCGTTCGAGGGCGATGCCGAGCTCGCGCTGGTTACCGCCCGCGACGAGGAAGACGCGCTCGAACTCGCACGCCACGACTTCGCGCACGTGCTTGCCGAAGCGGTGCAGTCGCTCTTTCCCGGCACGCAGATCACCTTCGGCCCGGCAACGGACGACGGCTTCTACTACGACGTGAAGGCGCCCGAGGGCCGCGAGCCTTTCTCGATGGACGATCTGCCCGCCATCGAGGAAGAGATGCGCCGCATCATCAAGGCCGACAAGCCGCTGCGCCGCGAAGTGTGGAGCCGCCAGCAGCTGATCGACAAGTGGGAAGCCGAAGGCGAGGTCTTCAAGGCCGAATGGGCGAAGGAACTGCCCGAAGACGAGGAGCTGACGGTCTACTGGTCGGGCGAGGACTGGCTCGACATGTGCCGCGGCCCGCACCTTGCCTCGACCGGCAAGCTCGACCCGCAGGCGTTCAAGCTGATGCGCGTCGCCGGTGCTTACTGGCGCGGCGACCAGAAGAACGCGCAGCTCACGCGCATCTACGGCACGGGCTGGCTCAACAAGAAGCAGCTGAACGCGCACCTCATGCGGCTGGAAGAGGCCGCCAAGCGCGACCACCGCAAGCTCGGCCGCGAGATGGACCTCTTCCACCTGCAGGAAGAAGCGCACGGCAGCGTCTTCTGGCACCCCAAGGGCTATCGCATCTGGCGCGAGCTGGAAGCCTACATGCGTCGCAAGATGGACGGTTCGGGCTACCGCGAGATCAAGACGCCGCAGTTGATGGACGTTCGCCAGTGGACCCAGTCGGGCCACTGGGGGAAATATGCCGAGAACATGTTCGCGGTCCCCGACATCGTGCCCGACGTCGAGAGCGAGGACGAGGCCGCCTCGCCCAAGGTCGCTGACGATGCCGACTGGATGGCGATCAAGCCGATGAACTGCCCGGCTCACGTGCTGGTCTTCAAGCAGGGCATCACCTCCTATCGCGACCTGCCGATCCGGCTGGGCGAAATGGGCTGCTGCCACCGCAACGAACCGCATGGCGCGCTCCACGGGCTGATGCGCGTGCGCCAGTTCACGCAGGACGATGCGCATATCTTCTGCACCGAGAAGCAGGTCGTCGAAGAAGTGCGGGCCTTCTGCCGCCTCGCCGCGGAAGTTTACAAGGACTTCGGCTTCGACTTCGCGATCAAGCTCGCGCTGCGGCCCGAAAAGCGGCTCGGCTCCGATGCCGACTGGGACAAGGCCGAACAGGAACTGCGCGATGCCGTCGAGGAAGCGGGCATGATGAACGAGGAATTCGGCTGGGAAGAACTCCCGGGCGAAGGCGCGTTCTATGCTCCCAAGCTCGAATGGCACCTGACCGATGCGATCGGCCGCACCTGGCAGGTTGGCACGATCCAGGGCGACCGCGTGCTGCCCGAACGTCTCGATGCCAGCTATGTCGGCGAGGACGGCGAGAAGCACCGCCCGGTCATGCTTCACCGCGCGATCTTCGGTTCCTACGAGCGCTTCATCGGCATCCTGATCGAACACTTCGCGGGCCGCCTGCCGGTCTGGCTCGCACCGGTACAGGCGGTCGTCGCGACGATCGTCTCGGATGCGAACGACTATGCGAGCGAAGCAGTCGCCAAGCTCGAAGCTGCCGGCATCCGCGTCGAAAGCGACCTCAGGAACGAAAAGATCAACTACAAGGTGCGCGAACACAGCCTCGCGAAGGTCCCGCACCTGTTGGTGGTCGGCAAGCGCGAGGCCGAGGAAGGCACGGTCGCGGTCCGCACGCTCGGCGAGAAGGAGCAGAAGGTGATGAGCCTCGATGAAGCCATCGCCATGCTCAAGGACGCGGCGACGCCGCCCGACCTGCGCTAG
- a CDS encoding alkaline phosphatase yields the protein MKTEPPARSHSGPMIDRRSLFRGAALGAGLLASPAALAASARPGFSSGVASGEPSATSVMLWTRYKAEQDVSLEWEMAADTEFRTIVAGGDVEARAEHDFCVKPVATGLEPGRTYFYRFTAPDGSQSCMGRTMTLPVGDVARYRLGVFSCSNIGFGWFNAYAHAAEANEFDLLLHLGDYFYEYPGGTYPSAEERVAGRDAWPDAETITLADYRLRHASYRADQDLQRLTQLYPMILGWDDHESANDSWEGGAENHQPENEGDWSARKRAAKRAYREWLPVSDDDWASYEIGDLATLFRLETRLTARSEQFNIAKILAGKTDQEAMVAALAAFRDDAYRDPSRTVMGMTQEAWLADGLKASRASGKQWQVLVQQVVMGKLASASSLLDGLAGSAPDYVRRRLIASSLASKAGLPANMDAWDGYPAARERVMGSALEADANLVVLAGDTHNAWAFDLAQDGERVGVEFAVQGVTSPGLESYLGSVAPADLRRALVERNEELRWADTSQRGYMAVELTPQEASCEWRFVGNVRQRGSSLAGTHRMTSAAGSRRLA from the coding sequence ATGAAGACAGAACCGCCCGCCCGCTCGCATTCCGGACCGATGATCGACCGCCGCTCGCTTTTCCGCGGTGCGGCACTTGGGGCGGGGCTGCTGGCTTCCCCTGCCGCGCTCGCCGCATCGGCGCGTCCGGGATTTTCGAGCGGGGTCGCGAGCGGCGAACCTTCCGCCACCAGCGTCATGCTGTGGACCCGCTACAAGGCGGAGCAGGATGTTTCGCTTGAGTGGGAAATGGCTGCCGACACCGAGTTCCGCACGATCGTTGCAGGCGGGGATGTCGAGGCGCGGGCCGAGCATGATTTCTGCGTGAAGCCGGTTGCCACCGGGCTCGAGCCGGGTCGGACCTATTTCTATCGCTTTACCGCACCGGACGGCAGCCAGTCCTGCATGGGGCGCACGATGACGCTGCCGGTCGGCGATGTCGCACGCTACCGCCTCGGCGTGTTCTCGTGCTCGAACATCGGCTTCGGCTGGTTCAACGCCTATGCCCATGCCGCCGAAGCGAACGAGTTCGACCTGCTGCTGCACCTCGGCGACTATTTCTACGAATATCCCGGCGGGACCTACCCGTCCGCCGAAGAGCGCGTGGCGGGCCGCGATGCGTGGCCCGATGCGGAGACGATAACGCTCGCCGACTATCGCCTGCGCCATGCATCCTACCGCGCGGACCAGGACTTGCAGCGACTGACGCAGCTCTACCCGATGATCCTCGGCTGGGACGATCACGAAAGCGCGAACGACAGCTGGGAAGGCGGGGCGGAGAACCACCAGCCGGAGAACGAGGGCGATTGGTCGGCCCGCAAGCGCGCGGCCAAGCGCGCCTATCGCGAATGGCTCCCGGTCTCGGACGACGACTGGGCAAGCTACGAGATCGGCGATCTGGCGACGCTGTTCCGGCTGGAAACGCGGCTCACGGCGCGCTCCGAGCAGTTCAATATCGCCAAGATCCTCGCCGGGAAGACCGATCAGGAAGCGATGGTCGCGGCGCTCGCCGCCTTCCGCGATGATGCCTACCGCGATCCCTCGCGCACGGTGATGGGCATGACGCAGGAAGCCTGGCTCGCCGACGGGCTCAAGGCCTCGCGCGCCTCGGGCAAGCAATGGCAGGTGCTCGTCCAGCAGGTAGTGATGGGCAAGCTCGCGAGCGCTTCCAGCCTGCTCGACGGGCTCGCCGGTTCGGCACCCGACTATGTCCGCCGCAGGCTGATCGCCTCCTCGCTCGCCAGCAAGGCGGGTCTGCCGGCGAACATGGATGCATGGGACGGCTATCCCGCAGCGCGCGAACGCGTGATGGGCTCCGCACTGGAGGCCGACGCCAATCTCGTCGTGCTCGCGGGCGACACGCACAATGCCTGGGCGTTCGATCTTGCGCAGGACGGCGAGCGGGTCGGGGTCGAGTTTGCAGTGCAGGGCGTCACCTCGCCCGGCCTCGAATCCTACCTCGGCAGCGTTGCCCCGGCTGACCTTCGCCGCGCGCTCGTCGAACGGAACGAGGAACTGCGCTGGGCCGATACCAGCCAGCGCGGCTACATGGCGGTCGAACTCACGCCGCAGGAGGCCAGCTGCGAATGGCGCTTCGTCGGCAATGTCCGCCAGCGCGGCTCGTCGCTCGCCGGGACCCATCGCATGACGAGCGCCGCCGGATCGCGCCGTCTGGCGTGA
- a CDS encoding helix-turn-helix transcriptional regulator, producing the protein MKNRLKVLRAERDWSQQELANRLGVSRQSVNAIETGKYDPSLPLAFKIADVFGLIIEDIFEKE; encoded by the coding sequence ATGAAGAACCGCCTCAAGGTGCTGCGCGCCGAGCGGGACTGGAGCCAGCAGGAGCTCGCCAACCGGCTCGGCGTGTCGCGGCAGAGCGTCAACGCGATCGAGACCGGCAAGTACGACCCCTCGCTACCGCTCGCCTTCAAGATTGCCGATGTTTTCGGCCTGATCATCGAAGACATCTTCGAAAAGGAATGA
- a CDS encoding alpha/beta fold hydrolase, producing the protein MSDIAYLELKDGRRIAHRFNPGAGPALVFLPGYMSDMDGGKASAVMGWAREEGRACLLLDYSGCGHSSGDFADGTLSIWRDEVLALMGARDIEEAVVIGSSMGGWLMLMIGLALGDRLAGLVGIASAPDFTEWGRSSGDKKKLRAGETVYDENPYGPEPTPMHPGFWADGQANLMLGGEIAIDCPVRLLHGQQDADVPWDISMRLADALRSDAVQVTLVKDGDHRLSREQDIDLLLQLIAGLPTAD; encoded by the coding sequence ATGAGCGACATAGCCTATCTCGAACTGAAGGACGGGCGCCGTATCGCCCACCGTTTCAATCCCGGTGCGGGTCCGGCGCTGGTCTTCCTGCCCGGCTACATGTCCGACATGGACGGCGGCAAGGCGAGCGCGGTGATGGGCTGGGCGCGCGAGGAAGGGCGCGCGTGCCTGCTGCTCGACTATTCCGGCTGCGGCCATAGCAGCGGCGACTTCGCCGACGGGACGCTGTCGATCTGGCGGGACGAGGTCCTCGCGCTGATGGGGGCGCGCGACATCGAAGAGGCTGTCGTCATCGGCTCCTCGATGGGCGGGTGGCTGATGCTGATGATCGGCCTTGCACTGGGCGACCGGCTCGCCGGGCTGGTCGGCATCGCTTCCGCGCCGGACTTCACCGAATGGGGACGCAGCTCCGGCGACAAGAAGAAACTGCGTGCGGGCGAGACCGTCTATGACGAGAACCCCTACGGCCCCGAACCCACGCCCATGCATCCCGGCTTCTGGGCCGACGGACAGGCGAACCTGATGCTCGGCGGCGAGATCGCGATCGACTGCCCGGTGCGGCTGCTGCACGGCCAGCAGGATGCCGATGTGCCGTGGGATATCTCGATGCGCCTTGCCGATGCGCTGCGTTCGGACGCGGTACAGGTCACGCTGGTAAAGGACGGCGACCACCGCCTGTCGCGCGAGCAGGACATCGACCTGCTGCTCCAGCTGATTGCCGGATTGCCGACAGCCGACTGA
- a CDS encoding LLM class flavin-dependent oxidoreductase — protein sequence MSIDLSVLDLVPVRENGTLSEAYAASVALAQAAEKAGYRRFWVAEHHVMEGIAGAAASVVIAHIGNATSTIRIGSGGIMLPNHTPFQIAEQFGTLDALFPNRIDLGLGRAPGAGPELQRALRKDLHRAAENFPHDVVELRALLTGDIDLPIKATPGLGANVELWMLGSSLFGASLAAKLGMPYAFASHFAPDHLDEAIALYRRNFEPSDALDKPHVMAAMTVVAADSDEQAEYIASSQLQAFARLRSGNPGKLPPPVEGYRDSLPAPVRAMLEHIGQASAIGTPQNVREKIEAFVKRTGADEIIVAGSTYDPEHRIRSLELTRDALTG from the coding sequence ATGAGCATCGACCTTTCCGTCCTCGACCTCGTCCCCGTCCGCGAAAACGGCACATTGAGCGAGGCCTATGCGGCGAGCGTCGCGCTCGCGCAGGCGGCGGAAAAGGCAGGCTACCGGCGGTTCTGGGTCGCCGAGCACCACGTGATGGAAGGTATCGCGGGCGCCGCCGCCTCGGTCGTCATCGCGCATATCGGCAATGCCACGTCGACCATCCGCATCGGTTCGGGCGGCATCATGCTGCCCAACCACACCCCGTTCCAGATCGCCGAGCAGTTCGGCACGCTCGATGCGCTTTTCCCGAACCGCATCGACCTCGGCCTCGGCCGTGCGCCGGGGGCGGGCCCGGAATTGCAGCGGGCGCTGCGCAAGGATTTGCACCGAGCGGCGGAGAATTTCCCGCACGACGTGGTCGAACTGCGCGCGCTGCTGACCGGCGACATCGACCTGCCGATCAAGGCGACGCCGGGGCTTGGTGCGAATGTCGAGCTATGGATGCTCGGCTCGAGCCTGTTCGGCGCTTCGCTCGCCGCCAAGCTCGGCATGCCCTACGCTTTTGCCTCGCATTTCGCGCCCGACCATCTCGACGAGGCGATCGCGCTCTACCGCCGCAATTTCGAGCCGTCCGACGCGCTCGATAAGCCGCACGTCATGGCCGCGATGACGGTGGTCGCGGCCGACAGCGACGAGCAGGCCGAATACATCGCCTCCTCGCAATTGCAGGCCTTCGCGCGCCTGCGCAGTGGCAATCCGGGCAAGCTGCCACCGCCGGTCGAAGGCTATCGCGACAGCCTACCCGCGCCTGTGCGCGCGATGCTCGAACACATCGGCCAGGCAAGCGCCATCGGCACGCCGCAGAACGTGCGCGAGAAGATCGAGGCCTTCGTGAAGCGGACCGGGGCGGACGAGATCATCGTCGCGGGATCGACCTATGATCCCGAACACCGGATCCGCTCGCTCGAACTCACCAGGGACGCCCTGACTGGCTAG